From Serinicoccus profundi, the proteins below share one genomic window:
- a CDS encoding alpha-glucosidase gives MPFPLEQPLPRDWWTSAVVYQIYPRSFADSDGDGIGDLRGILDHLDHLEHLGVDVVWLSPVYRSPQDDNGYDISDYQDVDPTFGSLADLDELIEALHARGIRLVMDLVVNHTSDEHPWFQDSRSAPTSERRDWYWWRPPREGHTGGEPGAEPNDWRSFFSGPAWEWDAASGEYYLHLFSRKQPDLNWENPQVREAVYAMMRWWLDRGVDGFRMDVINLISKPEGLPDGTSFTLVADGPRVHEFLAEMHEQVFAAHPRAFLTVGEMPGVTTHDARLYTDPARREVDMVFQFEHVDLGIGPGGKFDRRPVTMPQLRESLMGWQVALADVGWNSLYWDNHDQPRAVSRFGDDDPAWRERSAKTLASVLHTLRGTPYVYQGEELGMTNSPFAVLTDFRDIEALNHVAEQEGGGVGFETVLPGLLEVGRDNARTPVQWDAKPGAGFTTGEPWIGINPNHAQVNAAAQVGDPGSVLEHYRALIALRHAEPVIARGSVTPLAMDHPDLWAVERELDGVVVRTFAAFTREPVAVPGELVEGWQDAEVVLATSPEAADLLRSQALLPGWESVVLRRGVRSADSDLHRPPEQ, from the coding sequence ATGCCGTTCCCCCTCGAGCAACCTCTGCCGCGCGACTGGTGGACCTCCGCCGTCGTCTACCAGATCTATCCGCGCAGCTTCGCCGACAGCGACGGCGACGGGATCGGCGACCTGCGCGGCATCCTCGACCACCTCGACCATCTCGAGCACCTCGGGGTCGATGTCGTCTGGCTGAGCCCGGTCTACCGCAGCCCGCAGGACGACAACGGCTACGACATCAGCGACTACCAGGACGTCGACCCCACCTTCGGGAGCCTCGCCGACCTCGACGAGCTCATCGAGGCGCTGCACGCCCGCGGGATCCGGCTCGTCATGGACCTCGTGGTCAACCACACGAGCGATGAGCACCCGTGGTTCCAGGACAGCCGCAGCGCGCCGACCTCAGAGCGCCGCGACTGGTACTGGTGGCGGCCGCCGCGCGAGGGGCATACCGGGGGAGAGCCCGGCGCGGAGCCCAACGACTGGCGCTCCTTCTTCTCCGGCCCGGCATGGGAGTGGGACGCGGCGAGCGGGGAGTACTACCTGCACCTCTTCAGCCGCAAGCAGCCCGACCTCAACTGGGAGAACCCGCAGGTGCGCGAGGCGGTCTACGCCATGATGCGCTGGTGGCTGGACCGCGGGGTCGACGGCTTCCGGATGGACGTCATCAACCTCATCTCCAAGCCCGAGGGGCTGCCCGACGGCACCTCCTTCACCCTCGTCGCCGACGGGCCCCGGGTGCACGAGTTCCTCGCCGAGATGCACGAGCAGGTCTTCGCCGCGCACCCGCGGGCCTTCCTCACCGTCGGTGAGATGCCCGGCGTCACCACCCACGACGCCCGCCTCTACACCGACCCCGCGCGGCGCGAGGTCGACATGGTCTTCCAGTTCGAGCACGTCGACCTGGGGATCGGGCCGGGCGGGAAGTTCGACCGGCGGCCGGTGACGATGCCGCAGCTGCGCGAGAGCCTCATGGGCTGGCAGGTCGCGCTCGCCGACGTCGGCTGGAACTCGCTCTACTGGGACAACCACGACCAGCCACGCGCGGTGAGCCGCTTCGGCGACGACGACCCGGCGTGGCGCGAGCGCTCGGCGAAGACGCTGGCCAGCGTCCTGCACACGCTGCGCGGGACCCCCTACGTCTACCAGGGGGAGGAGCTGGGGATGACGAACTCACCCTTCGCGGTCCTCACCGACTTCCGGGACATCGAGGCGCTCAACCACGTCGCCGAGCAGGAGGGTGGTGGTGTGGGGTTCGAGACGGTGCTGCCGGGGCTGCTCGAGGTGGGCCGCGACAACGCCCGCACGCCGGTCCAATGGGACGCCAAGCCGGGCGCGGGCTTCACCACGGGCGAGCCCTGGATCGGGATCAACCCCAACCATGCACAGGTCAACGCCGCCGCCCAGGTGGGGGATCCGGGCTCGGTGCTGGAGCACTACCGGGCGCTCATCGCGCTGCGGCACGCGGAGCCGGTCATCGCCCGCGGGTCGGTCACCCCGCTGGCGATGGACCACCCGGACCTCTGGGCCGTCGAGCGCGAGCTCGACGGGGTCGTGGTCCGCACCTTCGCCGCCTTCACCCGGGAGCCGGTCGCGGTGCCGGGCGAGCTCGTCGAGGGCTGGCAAGACGCGGAGGTGGTGCTGGCGACCTCGCCGGAGGCCGCCGACCTGCTGCGCTCGCAGGCCCTGCTGCCGGGGTGGGAGTCCGTGGTCCTGCGCCGGGGAGTGCGGTCGGCTGACAGCGACCTTCATCGCCCTCCGGAGCAATGA
- a CDS encoding amidohydrolase family protein: MWIRDVRPWGGPSSDVRLDGELIAEVCPRPPGSPTTDSDGSSSDTEVQGRGRLLLPAFADVHVHLDSTRLGLPFRPHTGGPGVWTMMLNDRQHWRDAEIPLPERVAHTLELMIARGTTRVRSFAQVDVDCGLERLEAVLAARETHRERAEVQVIAFPQAGLLREEGSAQVLEDALRAGADVVGGIDPCTLDRDPVRHLDLVFGLAERYAVPVDIHLHETGELGRFSADLILERTAALGMQGQVLISHGYGLWDGTESQTRGLIERFAELDVATATVAPGGRQTLPLTGLAEAGVRVGLGEDGQRDYWSPYGNADMLDRTWQLAFTHGFRADDLVEHALAVATRGGASIMDHDLARLSGVTDRPGLAPGDRADLVLVAGETPTSAVMDRSPERTVLHRGRVVAEGLTLA; this comes from the coding sequence ATGTGGATCCGTGACGTGCGCCCGTGGGGCGGCCCGAGCAGCGACGTGCGACTGGACGGCGAGCTCATCGCCGAGGTATGCCCTCGCCCGCCGGGCTCCCCCACGACGGACTCCGACGGCTCGTCGTCGGACACGGAGGTGCAAGGTCGCGGCCGGCTCCTGCTGCCCGCCTTCGCCGACGTCCACGTGCACCTCGACTCGACCCGGCTCGGGCTGCCCTTCCGACCGCATACCGGCGGGCCCGGGGTGTGGACGATGATGCTCAACGACCGCCAGCACTGGCGGGACGCCGAGATCCCCCTCCCCGAGCGCGTCGCCCACACCCTGGAGCTGATGATCGCCCGCGGCACCACCCGGGTCCGGTCCTTCGCCCAGGTCGACGTCGACTGCGGGCTGGAGCGGCTGGAGGCGGTGCTCGCCGCGCGGGAGACCCACCGCGAGCGCGCCGAGGTGCAGGTCATCGCCTTCCCGCAGGCAGGGCTGCTGCGCGAGGAGGGCTCGGCGCAGGTGCTGGAGGACGCCCTGCGCGCCGGGGCCGACGTCGTCGGCGGGATCGACCCGTGCACCCTCGACCGCGACCCGGTGCGCCACCTCGACCTCGTCTTCGGCCTGGCGGAGCGGTATGCCGTGCCCGTCGACATCCACCTGCACGAGACCGGCGAGCTCGGGCGCTTCTCCGCCGACCTCATCCTCGAGCGCACCGCCGCCCTGGGGATGCAGGGCCAGGTGCTGATCTCGCACGGCTACGGCCTGTGGGACGGCACCGAGTCGCAGACGAGGGGGCTCATCGAGCGCTTCGCCGAGCTCGACGTGGCGACCGCGACGGTGGCTCCCGGCGGGCGTCAGACCCTCCCGCTGACCGGGCTCGCGGAGGCCGGGGTGCGGGTGGGGCTCGGTGAGGACGGGCAGCGCGACTACTGGTCGCCCTACGGCAACGCCGACATGCTCGACCGCACGTGGCAGCTGGCCTTCACCCACGGGTTCCGCGCCGACGACCTCGTCGAGCACGCCCTCGCGGTCGCCACCCGCGGCGGGGCGAGCATCATGGACCACGACCTGGCCCGGCTCTCCGGCGTCACCGACCGGCCGGGCCTGGCCCCGGGCGACCGGGCCGACCTGGTGCTCGTCGCGGGCGAGACGCCGACCTCGGCCGTGATGGACCGCTCACCCGAGCGCACCGTCCTGCACCGCGGCCGCGTCGTCGCCGAGGGGCTCACCCTGGCCTGA
- a CDS encoding IMPACT family protein, translated as MTFRTLDAPVVVRTEEKRSVFECWLRRVDDEDAARAVVEEARSVLWDAGHHCSAFVLGPDGATVRSNDDGEPAGTAGMPMLEVLTHAGVSDVVAVVSRWFGGTKLGTGGLARAYSGAVRAALDEARLLTRVRVREVDVRVGHEVAGRLEHDLRARGVGISGTTYGQQVTLRLQVPLADAETLPDLLAELTGGAAEPVPGTTSEGWVDLA; from the coding sequence ATGACCTTCCGAACCCTCGACGCACCCGTGGTGGTGCGCACCGAGGAGAAGCGGTCGGTCTTCGAGTGCTGGCTGCGGCGGGTCGACGACGAGGACGCCGCGCGGGCGGTCGTCGAGGAGGCCCGCAGCGTCCTCTGGGACGCCGGGCACCACTGCTCGGCCTTCGTCCTGGGCCCCGACGGGGCGACCGTGCGCAGCAACGACGACGGCGAGCCCGCAGGCACGGCCGGTATGCCGATGCTCGAGGTGCTCACCCACGCGGGGGTGAGCGACGTGGTCGCCGTCGTCAGCCGCTGGTTCGGCGGCACCAAGCTCGGCACGGGCGGGCTGGCCCGCGCCTACTCCGGGGCCGTGCGCGCCGCGCTGGACGAGGCGCGGCTGCTCACCCGGGTGCGGGTGCGGGAGGTGGACGTGCGGGTGGGCCACGAGGTCGCGGGCCGGCTGGAGCACGACCTGCGCGCCCGGGGAGTCGGCATCAGCGGCACGACCTACGGTCAGCAGGTCACGTTGCGGCTCCAGGTGCCCCTCGCCGACGCCGAGACCCTGCCCGACCTGCTGGCCGAGCTCACCGGCGGGGCCGCCGAGCCGGTGCCCGGCACCACGAGCGAGGGCTGGGTCGACCTGGCCTGA
- the purM gene encoding phosphoribosylformylglycinamidine cyclo-ligase: MSDQPITYASAGVDVHAGDRAVELMKESVRRAQRPEVLGGLGGFAGMFDASALRGMRRPVLATSTDGVGTKVAIAQAMGVHDTIGQDLVGMVVDDIVVSGAEPLFMTDYIACGKVVPERIAAIVSGIARGCELAGVALVGGETAEHPGLLDPQEYDVAGAATGVVEHDAVLGPQRVTDGDVVLALASSGLHSNGYSLVRRVVGAAGWGWDREVPELGRTLGEECLEPTRIYTRPLLELVRDLGPGLHALSHVTGGGLAANLARVLPAGMLATVERDWALPPVFTLVQELGQVPLADLEQTLNMGVGFVAVLAPQEADRAVASLEAAGIPTWPVGTVRRAGAEELTGPDVVQGAKGVDGGAVRLVGDYRR, encoded by the coding sequence ATGAGCGACCAGCCGATCACCTATGCCAGCGCCGGTGTCGACGTGCACGCGGGCGACCGCGCCGTCGAGCTGATGAAGGAGTCCGTGCGGCGCGCCCAGCGGCCCGAGGTGCTCGGTGGGCTGGGCGGGTTCGCGGGGATGTTCGACGCGTCCGCGCTGCGGGGCATGCGCCGGCCGGTGCTCGCGACCTCGACCGACGGGGTGGGGACCAAGGTGGCGATCGCCCAGGCGATGGGCGTCCACGACACCATCGGCCAGGACCTCGTCGGCATGGTCGTCGACGACATCGTGGTCAGCGGCGCCGAGCCGTTGTTCATGACCGACTACATCGCCTGCGGCAAGGTCGTCCCGGAGCGGATCGCCGCCATCGTCTCGGGCATCGCGCGCGGCTGCGAGCTGGCGGGGGTCGCCCTGGTCGGTGGCGAGACCGCCGAGCACCCCGGCCTGCTCGACCCGCAGGAGTATGACGTGGCGGGCGCTGCGACCGGCGTCGTCGAGCACGACGCGGTGCTGGGTCCGCAGCGCGTCACCGACGGCGACGTCGTCCTCGCGCTGGCCAGCTCGGGCCTGCACAGCAACGGCTACTCGCTCGTGCGTCGCGTGGTCGGAGCGGCCGGGTGGGGCTGGGACCGGGAGGTGCCCGAGCTCGGCCGCACCCTGGGCGAGGAGTGCCTGGAGCCCACCCGCATCTACACCCGGCCGCTGCTCGAGCTCGTCCGCGACCTGGGCCCCGGACTGCACGCCCTCTCGCACGTGACGGGTGGCGGGCTGGCCGCCAACCTGGCCCGCGTGCTGCCGGCCGGGATGCTCGCGACGGTGGAGCGGGACTGGGCGCTGCCGCCGGTCTTCACGCTCGTGCAGGAGCTGGGTCAGGTGCCGCTGGCCGACCTCGAGCAGACCCTCAACATGGGCGTCGGGTTCGTCGCCGTGCTGGCGCCGCAGGAGGCCGACCGGGCGGTCGCGTCGCTGGAGGCGGCCGGCATACCGACCTGGCCCGTCGGCACCGTCCGCCGTGCCGGGGCGGAGGAGCTCACCGGGCCCGACGTGGTGCAGGGCGCTAAGGGCGTCGACGGGGGAGCCGTGCGCCTCGTGGGTGACTACCGGCGCTGA
- a CDS encoding copper resistance CopC family protein, giving the protein MSSRRLAPALLASLGLVLAPISAQAHDELTGTTPQDGATVEAGDLEDLTLTFSGEIADVGAAVAVTAPDGSSVLEGEPVVEGPEVTQDLVDDLGDGEYAVAWRVTSEDGHPISGEFGFTVTGAAQEDPAEESTSDAGAAEETTEAEESAAEATSETDPTDEEPVEEPSPEPTSEDDAAGQDTADEETAGASADASAQEPSGIPPWAWALVAVGAAGLLVLLGRTWSRSHR; this is encoded by the coding sequence ATGTCCTCACGACGCCTCGCCCCCGCCCTCCTGGCCTCCCTCGGCCTGGTCCTCGCGCCCATCTCGGCCCAGGCCCACGACGAGCTCACCGGCACCACGCCGCAGGACGGCGCCACCGTCGAGGCCGGGGACCTCGAGGATCTCACGCTGACCTTCAGCGGCGAGATCGCCGACGTCGGGGCTGCCGTGGCGGTGACCGCACCCGACGGCAGCTCGGTGCTCGAGGGGGAGCCGGTCGTGGAGGGCCCCGAGGTGACCCAGGACCTGGTCGACGACCTCGGTGACGGGGAGTATGCCGTGGCCTGGCGGGTGACCAGCGAGGACGGGCACCCGATCTCCGGGGAGTTCGGCTTCACCGTGACCGGCGCCGCGCAGGAGGACCCGGCCGAGGAGTCGACCAGCGACGCGGGCGCCGCGGAGGAGACGACCGAGGCCGAGGAGTCCGCTGCCGAGGCCACCTCCGAGACCGACCCCACCGACGAGGAGCCGGTCGAGGAGCCGTCGCCCGAGCCGACGTCCGAGGACGACGCAGCAGGCCAGGACACCGCCGACGAGGAGACTGCCGGGGCCTCCGCGGACGCGAGCGCGCAGGAGCCGTCCGGCATACCCCCGTGGGCATGGGCACTGGTGGCCGTGGGAGCCGCCGGACTGCTCGTCCTGCTGGGCCGGACGTGGAGCCGCAGCCACCGCTGA
- a CDS encoding NfeD family protein — protein sequence MTTLDLLFLMLALGALVAAIVAGTGLGLIWQVLLFAVASGLFVFALRPVALKYLRLEGKGGKIGMEGNIGQTATVLEAVSDRAGLVKLRGESWTARAELEGQTFAAGDLVTVVRIDGATAVVTASTPEDKPFDLDPPRD from the coding sequence ATGACGACCCTCGACCTGCTCTTCCTCATGCTGGCCCTCGGCGCGCTCGTCGCGGCGATCGTCGCCGGCACCGGCCTCGGCCTCATCTGGCAGGTGCTGCTCTTCGCCGTCGCGTCCGGGCTGTTCGTCTTCGCGCTGCGCCCGGTCGCCCTGAAGTACCTCCGGCTGGAGGGCAAGGGCGGCAAGATCGGCATGGAGGGCAACATCGGCCAGACCGCGACCGTGCTGGAGGCGGTCTCCGACCGCGCCGGCCTGGTCAAGCTGCGCGGCGAGAGCTGGACGGCACGCGCTGAGCTGGAGGGTCAGACCTTCGCCGCGGGCGACCTCGTGACCGTGGTCCGGATCGACGGCGCGACCGCCGTCGTCACCGCGTCCACGCCCGAGGACAAGCCCTTCGATCTCGACCCGCCGCGGGACTGA
- a CDS encoding SPFH domain-containing protein — protein sequence MEPINVIVWAVVLLLALFVVVAVARAIRIVPQATSVIVERLGKYDRTLDAGLHFLVPFVDRPRSVVDLREQVVSFPPQPVITSDNLVVSIDTVIYFQPTDPKAATYEIANYIQGIEQLTVTTLRNVIGSLDLEQTLTSRDMINGQLRGVLDEATGRWGIRVNRVELKAIDPPASVQDSMEKQMRAERDRRAAILNAEGVKGSQILTAEGEKQAQILRAEGAAQSAILESQGEARAILQVFDAIHKGNPDSKLLAYQYLQMLPEIAKGDSNQMWVVPTELTAALAGIGNALGGGKGPDTAGLDAPSSGISSEVGDIDLGVDAPMLEDPREALRRAREEAEGATRDAEISTRKRSKQNADAAIAEAADKARRAAAPGGDADRQAAPGGDADRSGAHRSDEQGQLGELQQPEQVSPDLGQQADSAPEQAPADAPRERDAQPWDRPEGEGQPWKRDDQS from the coding sequence ATGGAACCCATCAACGTCATCGTCTGGGCCGTCGTCCTCCTGCTGGCACTCTTCGTCGTCGTGGCCGTCGCCCGGGCGATCCGCATCGTGCCGCAGGCGACCAGCGTCATCGTGGAGCGGCTCGGCAAGTACGACCGCACCCTCGACGCCGGGCTGCACTTCCTCGTGCCCTTCGTCGACCGGCCCCGTTCGGTGGTCGACCTGCGCGAGCAGGTCGTGAGCTTCCCGCCGCAGCCGGTCATCACCAGCGACAACCTCGTCGTCTCGATCGACACGGTCATCTACTTCCAGCCGACCGACCCCAAGGCGGCGACCTACGAGATCGCCAACTACATCCAGGGCATCGAGCAGCTCACCGTCACCACGCTGCGCAACGTCATCGGCTCCCTCGACCTGGAGCAGACGCTGACCAGCCGCGACATGATCAACGGCCAGCTGCGCGGGGTGCTCGACGAGGCGACCGGCCGCTGGGGCATCCGGGTCAACCGGGTCGAGCTCAAGGCGATCGATCCGCCCGCCAGCGTGCAGGACTCGATGGAGAAGCAGATGCGCGCCGAGCGCGACCGTCGCGCGGCCATCCTCAACGCCGAGGGCGTCAAGGGCAGCCAGATCCTCACCGCCGAGGGTGAGAAGCAGGCCCAGATCCTGCGGGCCGAGGGCGCCGCTCAGTCGGCGATCCTGGAGTCCCAGGGTGAGGCCCGCGCGATCCTGCAGGTCTTCGACGCCATCCACAAGGGCAACCCGGACAGCAAGCTGCTGGCCTACCAGTACCTCCAGATGCTGCCCGAGATCGCCAAGGGCGACTCCAACCAGATGTGGGTCGTCCCGACCGAGCTCACCGCTGCCCTCGCCGGCATCGGCAACGCGCTCGGCGGCGGCAAGGGCCCCGACACCGCGGGCCTGGACGCCCCGTCGAGCGGGATCAGCTCCGAGGTCGGCGACATCGACCTCGGGGTGGACGCCCCGATGCTCGAGGACCCCCGCGAGGCGCTGCGCCGGGCGCGTGAGGAGGCCGAGGGCGCGACCCGCGACGCGGAGATCTCGACCCGCAAGCGCTCCAAGCAGAATGCCGACGCCGCCATCGCCGAGGCGGCCGACAAGGCCCGTCGCGCGGCAGCGCCGGGTGGGGACGCGGACCGCCAGGCCGCTCCGGGCGGCGATGCCGACCGCTCCGGCGCCCACCGCTCCGACGAGCAGGGCCAGCTCGGTGAGCTCCAGCAGCCCGAGCAGGTCTCGCCCGACCTGGGTCAGCAGGCGGACTCCGCGCCCGAGCAGGCTCCGGCCGACGCCCCGCGCGAGCGTGACGCCCAGCCGTGGGACCGCCCGGAGGGTGAGGGCCAGCCCTGGAAGCGGGACGACCAGAGCTGA
- a CDS encoding DUF3073 domain-containing protein, with protein MGRGRAKAKQIKVARKLKYSAPDTDLSALERELHSTRGEFDYSPPSDDEPEEEPDEEDDPYSAYAADDEDGEYGSWAAGGHR; from the coding sequence ATGGGGCGCGGCCGGGCCAAGGCAAAGCAGATCAAGGTTGCACGGAAGCTGAAGTATTCAGCCCCCGACACCGACCTTTCGGCACTCGAGCGGGAGCTTCACTCCACGCGCGGAGAGTTCGACTACTCCCCGCCGTCGGATGACGAGCCCGAGGAGGAGCCCGACGAGGAGGATGACCCCTACTCCGCCTACGCGGCGGACGACGAGGATGGTGAGTACGGCTCCTGGGCGGCCGGCGGACACCGTTGA
- the metX gene encoding homoserine O-acetyltransferase MetX: protein MTDAPDEPRTPGHPLTPAPAPEGGPRSRRRTQPVGPLALESGEILEDVRVTYQTWGRLDADASNAVLVLHALTGDSHVVGERGPGQATAGWWPGLIGPGCPIDTDEWFVVAPNVLGGCGGTTGPSSAAPDGRPYGSSFPRISVRDQVHAEALLADRLGIDSFALVVGGSVGGMRSLEWATSLPSRVQRCVVLAASAVASADQIAWSVPQLHAIRLDPAFHGGDYYPGPGPRAGLEIARQIAHTTYRSAPELELRFGCGAQEGEDALRGGRYAVQSYLEHHGKKLVRRFDANAYLTLTEAMNSHDIGRGRGGVTAALSRITASLTVGVVSSDRLFTPADGQVIAGASSCRELAVITSPYGHDAFLIETEQVFGIITRALAAPAGQASARGEDRAAGQESSGPATPRLVGTGLW from the coding sequence ATGACTGACGCACCCGATGAGCCCCGGACGCCCGGGCACCCGCTGACCCCGGCACCGGCCCCCGAGGGCGGCCCGCGCTCGCGCCGCCGGACCCAGCCGGTCGGTCCGCTCGCGCTGGAGTCCGGCGAGATCCTCGAGGACGTCCGCGTGACCTACCAGACCTGGGGCCGGCTCGACGCCGACGCCAGCAACGCGGTCCTCGTCCTGCACGCCCTCACCGGTGACAGCCACGTCGTCGGTGAGCGCGGGCCCGGCCAGGCCACGGCCGGCTGGTGGCCAGGACTCATCGGCCCCGGCTGCCCGATCGACACCGACGAGTGGTTCGTCGTCGCCCCCAACGTCCTGGGCGGCTGCGGCGGCACCACCGGACCGTCGTCCGCCGCGCCGGACGGACGCCCCTACGGCAGCTCCTTCCCCCGCATCAGCGTGCGCGACCAGGTGCACGCCGAGGCCCTGCTCGCCGACCGGCTCGGCATCGACTCCTTCGCCCTGGTCGTCGGCGGCTCCGTCGGGGGTATGCGCTCCCTGGAGTGGGCGACGAGCCTGCCCTCGCGGGTGCAGCGGTGCGTGGTGCTCGCGGCGAGCGCCGTCGCCAGCGCGGACCAGATCGCCTGGTCGGTGCCGCAGCTGCACGCGATCCGGCTCGACCCGGCCTTCCACGGTGGCGACTACTACCCGGGCCCAGGCCCACGCGCCGGGCTGGAGATCGCCCGCCAGATCGCGCACACGACCTACCGCTCGGCGCCCGAGCTGGAGCTGCGCTTCGGGTGCGGCGCGCAGGAGGGCGAGGACGCGCTGCGCGGCGGACGGTATGCCGTGCAGTCCTACCTCGAGCACCACGGCAAGAAGCTCGTCCGACGCTTCGACGCCAATGCCTACCTCACGCTGACCGAGGCGATGAACAGCCACGACATCGGGCGGGGCCGCGGTGGCGTCACCGCTGCACTCTCCCGCATCACCGCCTCGCTGACGGTGGGGGTCGTGAGCAGCGACCGCCTCTTCACCCCCGCCGACGGCCAGGTCATCGCCGGCGCGAGCAGCTGCCGCGAGCTCGCCGTCATCACCAGCCCCTACGGACACGACGCCTTCCTCATCGAGACCGAGCAGGTCTTCGGCATCATCACGCGCGCCCTGGCCGCGCCGGCCGGGCAGGCGTCCGCGAGGGGAGAGGATCGCGCCGCCGGACAGGAGTCGTCGGGACCTGCGACCCCTCGCCTCGTCGGCACCGGCCTCTGGTAG
- a CDS encoding GntP family permease encodes MEPMDPVYGAGTLLTIAAVAVAVLLFLIIKLRMHAFVALVTVSLLTGLAAGIPFGELAGVATSFFGTTLGSVALLVGLGAMIGRLLEVTGGAQVLADTLINRFGEQRAPFALGIAALLFGIPIFFDAGLVVFLPIIFSVARRFGGSVLLYAIPAAGAFAAMHAIVPPHPGPVTAATELGGSIGLSMLIGIPAAFVAWYVGVYLFTTAYAGKVMVPINDTMLRGTVSGEASDLDDGDHDARAERIARGEEQVAPPSFGLVLGLLLLPFALIALNTGIGTLRSAEVLGDSGVLDALVFIGQTPVALLITLLVTTYVLGTKGRSLATVESLLNDALGPICAIILITGAGGMFGGVLRYSGIGAALSESLADLGLPLIVSAFLIATLLRVAQGSATVALTTTAGLISAAVTAEGLSDLKIACLVLAIAAGATVLSHVNDSGFWLVSRFFGMDVKTTLRTWTVMETTLGLAIFVIAAGLWVVVP; translated from the coding sequence ATGGAGCCGATGGATCCTGTCTACGGAGCAGGCACCCTGCTCACCATTGCGGCGGTCGCCGTCGCGGTCCTGCTGTTCCTCATCATCAAGCTGCGGATGCACGCCTTCGTGGCGCTCGTCACGGTCAGCCTCCTCACCGGTCTCGCGGCGGGCATCCCGTTCGGCGAGCTGGCCGGGGTCGCGACGAGCTTCTTCGGCACCACCCTGGGCTCGGTGGCGCTCCTCGTCGGCCTCGGGGCGATGATCGGCCGCCTCCTGGAGGTCACCGGTGGGGCGCAGGTGCTCGCCGACACCCTCATCAACCGCTTCGGCGAGCAGCGCGCACCCTTCGCCCTCGGCATCGCGGCCCTGCTCTTCGGCATACCCATCTTCTTCGACGCCGGGCTCGTCGTCTTCCTGCCGATCATCTTCTCCGTCGCCCGCCGCTTCGGCGGGTCGGTGCTGCTGTACGCCATCCCCGCCGCCGGCGCCTTCGCCGCCATGCACGCGATCGTGCCGCCGCACCCCGGCCCGGTCACGGCCGCGACCGAGCTCGGGGGGTCCATCGGGCTGAGCATGCTCATCGGGATCCCCGCGGCCTTCGTCGCGTGGTACGTCGGCGTCTACCTCTTCACCACCGCGTATGCCGGCAAGGTCATGGTGCCGATCAACGACACCATGCTGCGGGGCACCGTGTCGGGCGAGGCCTCCGACCTCGACGACGGCGACCACGACGCGCGGGCCGAGCGGATCGCGCGAGGTGAGGAGCAGGTGGCGCCGCCGTCCTTCGGTCTCGTCCTCGGCCTGCTGCTCCTGCCCTTCGCCCTCATCGCGCTCAACACCGGTATCGGCACGCTGCGCTCGGCCGAGGTGCTCGGCGACAGCGGGGTCCTGGACGCGCTCGTGTTCATCGGGCAGACGCCGGTCGCGCTGCTCATTACGCTGCTCGTCACGACCTACGTCCTCGGGACCAAGGGCCGCTCGCTCGCGACCGTCGAGAGCCTGCTCAACGACGCCCTCGGGCCGATCTGCGCGATCATCCTCATCACCGGCGCGGGCGGGATGTTCGGCGGGGTGCTGCGCTACTCCGGCATCGGCGCCGCGCTCTCCGAGAGCCTCGCCGACCTCGGTCTGCCCCTCATCGTCTCCGCCTTCCTCATCGCCACCCTCCTGCGCGTCGCGCAGGGCTCGGCGACCGTGGCGCTCACGACGACCGCGGGTCTCATCTCCGCCGCCGTCACCGCCGAGGGGCTCTCCGACCTCAAGATCGCCTGCCTCGTGCTGGCCATCGCCGCCGGTGCCACCGTGCTGTCCCACGTCAACGACTCCGGGTTCTGGCTGGTCAGCAGGTTCTTCGGGATGGACGTCAAGACGACGCTGCGCACCTGGACCGTCATGGAGACCACGCTCGGACTGGCCATCTTCGTCATCGCCGCCGGGCTGTGGGTGGTCGTGCCGTGA
- a CDS encoding gluconokinase, GntK/IdnK-type produces the protein MTPLPDPAAQPLHLVVMGVSGTGKSTIAQALHARLGWEFAEGDEFHPQANVDKMASGRPLMDEDRWPWLEALAAWTAERDAAGTPTLLTCSALRRSYRDLLRRGGAGTWFVHLVGDKGLLLERMSSREHFMPPSLLESQLDTLEPLEADERGAVYDVANPPERLARMVLAQLDLD, from the coding sequence GTGACGCCGCTGCCGGACCCGGCGGCCCAGCCGCTGCACCTCGTCGTCATGGGGGTGTCCGGCACGGGCAAGTCCACCATCGCGCAGGCCCTTCACGCCCGGCTCGGCTGGGAGTTCGCCGAGGGTGACGAGTTCCACCCCCAGGCCAATGTCGACAAGATGGCCAGCGGGCGACCGCTCATGGACGAGGACCGCTGGCCCTGGCTGGAGGCGCTCGCGGCGTGGACCGCCGAGCGCGATGCCGCGGGCACCCCCACGCTGCTCACCTGCTCGGCGCTGCGGCGGTCCTACCGCGACCTGCTCCGCAGGGGTGGTGCGGGCACGTGGTTCGTGCACCTCGTGGGGGACAAGGGCCTGCTGCTGGAGCGGATGAGCTCGCGGGAGCACTTCATGCCGCCGTCCCTGCTGGAGTCCCAGCTGGACACCCTCGAGCCGCTGGAGGCCGACGAGCGCGGCGCGGTCTACGACGTCGCCAACCCCCCGGAGCGCCTGGCCCGGATGGTGCTGGCTCAGCTCGACCTGGACTGA